A stretch of Apis cerana isolate GH-2021 linkage group LG1, AcerK_1.0, whole genome shotgun sequence DNA encodes these proteins:
- the LOC107994713 gene encoding LIM/homeobox protein Awh isoform X1: MKTEIETETECTDGILCSNNNNVNTNNNNVNIKKSGTNITTNDSHDGMEMDCGGCGESVRERTVLCVGGRTWHSRCLKCCACARPLHDQHSCFLRGMRLYCRHDYALTFGAKCAKCGRSVGAGDWVRRARERVYHLACFACDACSRQLSTGEQFALLDARLLCKAHYLDVVEGNNTSSSEDCDSEHGGKGSKTKRVRTTFTEEQLSVLQANFQLDSNPDGQDLERIAHVTGLSKRVTQVWFQNSRARQKKHSGKIKTQMHHSPPMQHHPVELYSTSVNMVGAYLGGYQGGSAGSESPGSPLTPLTPLTPLTPTTPNHLQAQFCHQTG, encoded by the exons ATGAAG ACTGAGATTGAAACAGAGACAGAGTGCACGGACGGTATCCTTTGTTCAAACAACAACAACGTCAAcacaaacaataataatgtgaATATTAAGAAGTCCGGTACCAATATCACGACTAACGACAGCCACGATGGAATGGAAATGGATTGTGGTGGTTGCGGGGAAAGCGTACGCGAGCGCACTGTCCTCTGTGTAGGGGGTCGTACCTGGCATTCCAGATGTCTGAAATGTTGCGCCTGTGCTAGGCCACTGCACGATCAGCACTCCTGTTTCCTTCGAGGGATGCGGCTTTATTGCAGACACGACTACGCCTT AACATTCGGCGCTAAATGCGCGAAATGTGGTCGAAGCGTGGGCGCCGGCGACTGGGTGAGGAGGGCCAGGGAAAGGGTGTATCATTTGGCTTGTTTCGCTTGCGACGCATGTTCTCGCCAACTCTCGACCGGAGAGCAATTCGCCCTCCTGGACGCCAGATTGCTCTGCAAGGCTCACTATCTCGACGTGGTGGAGGGAAACAATACCTCGTCCTCGGAGGATTGCGACTCTGAACACGGTGGGAAAGGTAGCAAGACGAAGAGGGTCAGGACGACTTTTACGGAGGAGCAGCTATCGGTTTTGCAAGCGAACTTTCAGTTAGACAGTAATCCTGATGGCCAAGATCTCGAGAGAATAGCGCATGTCACGGGGTTGAGCAAACGCGTGACGCAAGTATGGTTTCAGAACTCGAGAGCCAGGCAGAAGAAGCACAGTGGGAAGATCAAGACCCAAA TGCACCATTCACCACCGATGCAACATCACCcagtagaattatattcaacCAGCGTGAACATGGTAGGCGCCTATTTAGGAGGATATCAGGGTGGTAGCGCAGGAAGTGAAAGTCCTGGCAGTCCATTGACACCTCTCACCCCTCTGACACCTCTAACCCCAACAACGCCCAATCACCTTCAAGCTCAGTTCTGTCATCAAACAGGGTAA
- the LOC107994713 gene encoding LIM/homeobox protein Awh isoform X3 yields the protein MEMDCGGCGESVRERTVLCVGGRTWHSRCLKCCACARPLHDQHSCFLRGMRLYCRHDYALTFGAKCAKCGRSVGAGDWVRRARERVYHLACFACDACSRQLSTGEQFALLDARLLCKAHYLDVVEGNNTSSSEDCDSEHGGKGSKTKRVRTTFTEEQLSVLQANFQLDSNPDGQDLERIAHVTGLSKRVTQVWFQNSRARQKKHSGKIKTQMHHSPPMQHHPVELYSTSVNMVGAYLGGYQGGSAGSESPGSPLTPLTPLTPLTPTTPNHLQAQFCHQTG from the exons ATGGAAATGGATTGTGGTGGTTGCGGGGAAAGCGTACGCGAGCGCACTGTCCTCTGTGTAGGGGGTCGTACCTGGCATTCCAGATGTCTGAAATGTTGCGCCTGTGCTAGGCCACTGCACGATCAGCACTCCTGTTTCCTTCGAGGGATGCGGCTTTATTGCAGACACGACTACGCCTT AACATTCGGCGCTAAATGCGCGAAATGTGGTCGAAGCGTGGGCGCCGGCGACTGGGTGAGGAGGGCCAGGGAAAGGGTGTATCATTTGGCTTGTTTCGCTTGCGACGCATGTTCTCGCCAACTCTCGACCGGAGAGCAATTCGCCCTCCTGGACGCCAGATTGCTCTGCAAGGCTCACTATCTCGACGTGGTGGAGGGAAACAATACCTCGTCCTCGGAGGATTGCGACTCTGAACACGGTGGGAAAGGTAGCAAGACGAAGAGGGTCAGGACGACTTTTACGGAGGAGCAGCTATCGGTTTTGCAAGCGAACTTTCAGTTAGACAGTAATCCTGATGGCCAAGATCTCGAGAGAATAGCGCATGTCACGGGGTTGAGCAAACGCGTGACGCAAGTATGGTTTCAGAACTCGAGAGCCAGGCAGAAGAAGCACAGTGGGAAGATCAAGACCCAAA TGCACCATTCACCACCGATGCAACATCACCcagtagaattatattcaacCAGCGTGAACATGGTAGGCGCCTATTTAGGAGGATATCAGGGTGGTAGCGCAGGAAGTGAAAGTCCTGGCAGTCCATTGACACCTCTCACCCCTCTGACACCTCTAACCCCAACAACGCCCAATCACCTTCAAGCTCAGTTCTGTCATCAAACAGGGTAA
- the LOC107994713 gene encoding LIM/homeobox protein Awh isoform X2 has protein sequence MTEIETETECTDGILCSNNNNVNTNNNNVNIKKSGTNITTNDSHDGMEMDCGGCGESVRERTVLCVGGRTWHSRCLKCCACARPLHDQHSCFLRGMRLYCRHDYALTFGAKCAKCGRSVGAGDWVRRARERVYHLACFACDACSRQLSTGEQFALLDARLLCKAHYLDVVEGNNTSSSEDCDSEHGGKGSKTKRVRTTFTEEQLSVLQANFQLDSNPDGQDLERIAHVTGLSKRVTQVWFQNSRARQKKHSGKIKTQMHHSPPMQHHPVELYSTSVNMVGAYLGGYQGGSAGSESPGSPLTPLTPLTPLTPTTPNHLQAQFCHQTG, from the exons ATG ACTGAGATTGAAACAGAGACAGAGTGCACGGACGGTATCCTTTGTTCAAACAACAACAACGTCAAcacaaacaataataatgtgaATATTAAGAAGTCCGGTACCAATATCACGACTAACGACAGCCACGATGGAATGGAAATGGATTGTGGTGGTTGCGGGGAAAGCGTACGCGAGCGCACTGTCCTCTGTGTAGGGGGTCGTACCTGGCATTCCAGATGTCTGAAATGTTGCGCCTGTGCTAGGCCACTGCACGATCAGCACTCCTGTTTCCTTCGAGGGATGCGGCTTTATTGCAGACACGACTACGCCTT AACATTCGGCGCTAAATGCGCGAAATGTGGTCGAAGCGTGGGCGCCGGCGACTGGGTGAGGAGGGCCAGGGAAAGGGTGTATCATTTGGCTTGTTTCGCTTGCGACGCATGTTCTCGCCAACTCTCGACCGGAGAGCAATTCGCCCTCCTGGACGCCAGATTGCTCTGCAAGGCTCACTATCTCGACGTGGTGGAGGGAAACAATACCTCGTCCTCGGAGGATTGCGACTCTGAACACGGTGGGAAAGGTAGCAAGACGAAGAGGGTCAGGACGACTTTTACGGAGGAGCAGCTATCGGTTTTGCAAGCGAACTTTCAGTTAGACAGTAATCCTGATGGCCAAGATCTCGAGAGAATAGCGCATGTCACGGGGTTGAGCAAACGCGTGACGCAAGTATGGTTTCAGAACTCGAGAGCCAGGCAGAAGAAGCACAGTGGGAAGATCAAGACCCAAA TGCACCATTCACCACCGATGCAACATCACCcagtagaattatattcaacCAGCGTGAACATGGTAGGCGCCTATTTAGGAGGATATCAGGGTGGTAGCGCAGGAAGTGAAAGTCCTGGCAGTCCATTGACACCTCTCACCCCTCTGACACCTCTAACCCCAACAACGCCCAATCACCTTCAAGCTCAGTTCTGTCATCAAACAGGGTAA